CATTCATGCAAACATTTTCTGACATTGCGTCACTACGTGAGCAAATCAAACAATATAAGCGTGAAGGCCGTAAGATCGCGTTTGTACCAACAATGGGTAACTTACACGAAGGACACTTAACTTTAATGCGTAAAGCACACGAAGAAGGTGACATCGTTGTAGCCAGTATTTTTGTAAACCCACTACAATTCGATCGAGCGGATGACTTAAATAGCTATCCACGCACATTAGATGATGATCTGAATAAACTTAATGGTGAGGGCGTTGATCTCGTATTTACCCCTACCCCTGAGATCATTTACCCTAACGGCTTAGATAAACAGACATTTGTTGAGGTTCCAGGCTTATCTCATATGTTAGAAGGCGCTGCTCGCCCAGGGCACTTTCGCGGTGTTGCTACCATTCTGACTAAGCTGTTTAATATCGTTCAACCGGACGTGGCTTGTTTTGGCGAAAAAGACTTTCAGCAATTGGCTGTGATTCGTCAAATGGTCGAAGATCTGGCAATGGATATTGAAATTATTGGGGTACCAATCGTACGTGAATTAGATGGCTTAGCCATGAGCTCGCGTAATAATCTATTAACAGTGGCTGAGCGCCAACTCGCCCCAGTATTGGCAAGAACGATGCGCTGGATGAGCAGTGCGATGCGTAATGGTCGCGATGATTATGCCTCTATTGCAGAAGATGCTAGCGATCAACTCCGCGCTGCTGATCTTATTCCTGATCAGATCTTTATTCGTGATGCCAAAACGCTCCAACCAATTAGCGAAACTACCACACAAGCCGTTATTCTTATTTCGGCTTACTTGGGACATGTTCGTTTAATCGATAACCAAGTTCTAGACTTCTCGGTTGAAAGTAAACCGAGTCAAGAAGAAGAATAATCCAGTTCTTCACGGTGATAACAATAAGGGCAGCACACAGTGCTGCCTTTCTGTTTCACGGTAATCTACCGATTAGGCTCTTAAACCTTTACCACTAGTAATCAAATAGTGCGCAACACAATATAAACCCACGACAAAAATTCCCAGCACACCAAATGACGTACCAATCCCCACGTCAGAAACACCAAGGAACCCATAACGGAAGGCATTTACCATGTACACAATTGGGTTGATTTTCGATACTCCTTGCCAAAATTCAGGCAACAGACTGATCGAGTAGAAAACACCACCTAAATAAGTCAGCGGCGTTAAAACAAAGGTAGGCACGATAGAGATATCATCAAAACTTTTCGCGAATACGGCATTGATTAAGCCGCCTAAAGCAAACACGACGGAAGTCAGAAATACCGTAGCGACCACAATCCACCAGTGCTGAACTTGCAAATCAACGAAAAATAGCGACACACCGGTAACCATAGCGCCAACTAATAAACCGCGTGAAACTCCGCCCATCACATAACCCGCAATAATTACGTAATTAGGCACAGGGGCAACTAATAACTCTTCAATGTTTTTTTGAAATTTGGCGCTAAAAAAAGACGATGCAACATTGGAATAAGAGTTAGTAATGACTGACATCATAATCAGGCCAGGAACTATGTACTCCATGTAGGTAAAGCCGTTCATTTGGCCAATTCGAGAACCAATCAGATTACCAAATATGATGAAATACAACGTCATGGTAATCGCTGGTGGAACGACAGTTTGTACCCAAATGCGAGTAAATCGTTTCACTTCTTTGTGCAGCAAACTACAAAATGCTGTCCAGTAAATCTGATACATGTTTATCCTCAATCTGCTTGGTGAATAATGCTGACAAACAGCTCTTCAAGACGGTTAGCTTTATTACGCATTGATAGCACTTTAACGCCATGTTCACTCAATTGAGCAAATACGTGATTAAGCCCTTGTTCTTTATCCAATTCAATTTCAAGTGAACCATCTACAATGTCCTGTGAACGCACACCTTCTAGCTGAGGAATCGTCTCTGTTTCATTGACATCCAAAATAAACGTCTCGACCGCTAATTTACCTAATAGACCTTTCATTGTGGTATTTTCAATTAATTCGCCATGATTGATGATGCCTATATGACGACATAACATCTCAGCTTCTTCGAGATAGTGAGTTGTTAAAATAATCGTAATGCCATCTTCACGATTAATTCGCTCTAAAAACTCCCACATCGAACGACGCAGTTCGATATCTACCCCAGCGGTAGGTTCATCAAGAATCAACAAATGAGGCTCATGCATAAGCGCACGTGCAATCATCAAACGACGCTTCATACCACCAGAAAGATTACGCGCCCGTTCATGACGTTTGCCCCATAAATCCAACTGAGATAAATATTTCTTCGCGCGTTCTTTAGCTAGCGCTTTTTTCACCCCGTAATAACCGGCTTGCTGCATCACAATCTGCTCAACGGTTTCAAACGGGTTGAAGTTAAATTCTTGAGGCACCAGGCCCAAATTTTGTTTAGCTAATTCTAAATCTTTATCAATGTCGTAGCCAAAGACCTTCACGGACCCCGAGGTCTTATTCACTAAAGAAGAAATAATCCCTATTGTGGTTGATTTCCCTGCCCCATTAGGACCAAGTAATGCGTAAAAATCGCCTTTTTTAACGGACAGACTGATCCCTTTCAATGCTTCAAAACCACCGGAATAGGTCTTGCGCAATTGATCTAATTCTAAAGCGTACATAACATTCTCATATCGTCTAAAAGAACAACATTGAGATAACAATATCTCAATCGCCAAGGCTATTCGCCTAACGA
This DNA window, taken from Vibrio nitrifigilis, encodes the following:
- a CDS encoding ABC transporter ATP-binding protein: MYALELDQLRKTYSGGFEALKGISLSVKKGDFYALLGPNGAGKSTTIGIISSLVNKTSGSVKVFGYDIDKDLELAKQNLGLVPQEFNFNPFETVEQIVMQQAGYYGVKKALAKERAKKYLSQLDLWGKRHERARNLSGGMKRRLMIARALMHEPHLLILDEPTAGVDIELRRSMWEFLERINREDGITIILTTHYLEEAEMLCRHIGIINHGELIENTTMKGLLGKLAVETFILDVNETETIPQLEGVRSQDIVDGSLEIELDKEQGLNHVFAQLSEHGVKVLSMRNKANRLEELFVSIIHQAD
- a CDS encoding ABC transporter permease, which codes for MYQIYWTAFCSLLHKEVKRFTRIWVQTVVPPAITMTLYFIIFGNLIGSRIGQMNGFTYMEYIVPGLIMMSVITNSYSNVASSFFSAKFQKNIEELLVAPVPNYVIIAGYVMGGVSRGLLVGAMVTGVSLFFVDLQVQHWWIVVATVFLTSVVFALGGLINAVFAKSFDDISIVPTFVLTPLTYLGGVFYSISLLPEFWQGVSKINPIVYMVNAFRYGFLGVSDVGIGTSFGVLGIFVVGLYCVAHYLITSGKGLRA
- the panC gene encoding pantoate--beta-alanine ligase, which translates into the protein MQTFSDIASLREQIKQYKREGRKIAFVPTMGNLHEGHLTLMRKAHEEGDIVVASIFVNPLQFDRADDLNSYPRTLDDDLNKLNGEGVDLVFTPTPEIIYPNGLDKQTFVEVPGLSHMLEGAARPGHFRGVATILTKLFNIVQPDVACFGEKDFQQLAVIRQMVEDLAMDIEIIGVPIVRELDGLAMSSRNNLLTVAERQLAPVLARTMRWMSSAMRNGRDDYASIAEDASDQLRAADLIPDQIFIRDAKTLQPISETTTQAVILISAYLGHVRLIDNQVLDFSVESKPSQEEE